The following proteins come from a genomic window of Pseudomonas syringae:
- a CDS encoding GspE/PulE family protein gives MAALAPSSQDRWLDLNDVLRDLVAEGFLGQDDSETALIQRRSAVNIQLHPLEFLASLQFDDLKRPGKKLDLETLTAWLAKACDQPYMRIDPLKINVAAVTPLMSYAFAQRHKILAVAVDRESVTIASAQPYVRSWEADLAHVLKLQVKRVVANPTDIQRMAMEFFRLAKSVSGANASEQKMSNMGNFEQLLKLGASDQEPDANDAHIVNIVDWLFQYAFQQRASDIHIEPRREQGTVRFRIDGVLHNVYQFPAQVIMAIVSRLKSLGRMNVAEKRKPQDGRVKTTTPENREVELRLSTLPTAFGEKMVMRIFDPEVLLKDFDQLGFSSDDLRRWQDMTRQPNGIILVTGPTGSGKTTTLYTTLKKLATSEVNLCTIEDPIEMVEPAFNQMQVQHNIELSFAAGVRALMRQDPDIIMIGEIRDLETAEMAIQAALTGHLVLSTLHTNDAPSAISRMLELGVPHYLLKATILGVMAQRLVRTLCPHCKAPINLNETDWQTLTRPWQAPVPPGAHQAVGCVECRDTGYRGRAGVYEIMVMSDNIKALISADLDLNAMRRQAFKEGMRSLRLSGAQKVSAGLTTLEEVLRVTPQSEQR, from the coding sequence ATGGCAGCCCTGGCCCCCTCTTCACAGGATCGCTGGCTCGATCTGAACGATGTGTTGCGCGATCTGGTCGCCGAAGGCTTTCTCGGCCAGGACGACTCGGAAACCGCGCTCATCCAGCGCCGCAGTGCGGTGAACATCCAGTTGCACCCTCTCGAATTTCTTGCGTCGCTGCAGTTTGATGACCTGAAACGGCCCGGCAAAAAGCTCGACCTGGAAACACTCACCGCCTGGCTGGCGAAGGCCTGCGACCAGCCCTACATGCGCATCGACCCGCTGAAGATCAACGTAGCGGCGGTCACGCCATTGATGTCCTATGCCTTCGCCCAGCGTCACAAGATTCTCGCCGTGGCGGTGGATCGCGAATCGGTGACCATCGCCAGCGCGCAGCCTTATGTGCGCTCGTGGGAAGCCGACCTTGCCCACGTGCTCAAGCTTCAGGTGAAGCGCGTCGTCGCCAACCCGACAGACATCCAGCGCATGGCGATGGAGTTTTTCCGGTTGGCGAAGTCGGTCAGCGGCGCCAACGCGTCTGAACAGAAAATGAGCAACATGGGCAACTTCGAACAGTTGCTCAAGCTCGGCGCCAGCGATCAGGAACCCGACGCCAACGACGCGCACATCGTCAATATCGTCGACTGGCTGTTTCAATACGCGTTCCAGCAACGTGCCAGCGACATTCACATCGAGCCGCGCCGCGAACAGGGCACTGTGCGCTTCCGCATCGATGGCGTGCTGCACAACGTCTATCAGTTTCCGGCGCAGGTCATCATGGCGATTGTCAGCCGCCTGAAAAGCCTGGGGCGGATGAACGTCGCTGAAAAGCGCAAGCCGCAGGACGGCCGCGTCAAGACCACCACCCCTGAGAACCGCGAAGTCGAACTGCGCCTGTCGACCCTGCCGACGGCATTCGGCGAGAAGATGGTGATGCGGATTTTCGACCCTGAGGTGCTGCTCAAGGATTTCGACCAGCTGGGTTTTTCCAGCGATGATTTGCGGCGCTGGCAGGACATGACCCGCCAGCCCAACGGCATCATCCTGGTCACCGGCCCGACCGGTTCAGGCAAGACCACCACGCTGTACACCACCCTCAAGAAGCTGGCGACCTCGGAGGTCAACCTCTGCACCATCGAGGACCCGATCGAGATGGTCGAGCCTGCCTTCAACCAGATGCAGGTGCAGCACAATATCGAGCTGAGCTTCGCTGCGGGTGTCCGCGCATTGATGCGACAAGACCCGGATATCATCATGATCGGCGAGATTCGCGACCTGGAGACGGCCGAAATGGCGATCCAGGCCGCGTTGACCGGTCACTTGGTGCTCTCGACACTGCACACCAACGATGCACCCAGCGCGATCAGCCGGATGCTGGAACTGGGCGTGCCGCATTACCTGCTCAAAGCCACCATCCTCGGCGTCATGGCCCAGCGCCTGGTGCGCACCTTGTGTCCGCACTGCAAGGCACCGATCAACCTGAACGAAACCGACTGGCAAACCCTCACCCGCCCGTGGCAGGCTCCCGTACCGCCCGGCGCGCATCAGGCGGTGGGCTGCGTGGAATGCCGTGATACGGGTTATCGAGGGCGGGCCGGGGTCTACGAGATCATGGTCATGTCGGACAACATCAAAGCGTTGATCTCCGCAGACCTCGACCTCAACGCCATGCGTCGCCAGGCTTTCAAGGAAGGCATGCGTAGCTTGCGCCTGTCCGGCGCCCAGAAAGTCTCGGCGGGGCTGACTACACTGGAAGAAGTGCTGCGGGTTACGCCACAGAGTGAGCAGCGCTAG
- a CDS encoding DUF2388 domain-containing protein: MRLKFAVATVALLSIPMGSAMADTFWRNVLSSGATTGSSYLTFKDHKLIVAAQDDAGSYVASNGDIRGPFLEAAIQQVRKDNPGLKATDMELANAILDKNLVAESQ, from the coding sequence ATGCGTCTCAAGTTTGCTGTCGCCACCGTAGCCTTGCTTTCCATCCCGATGGGTTCAGCGATGGCTGACACCTTCTGGCGTAATGTACTGTCCTCGGGCGCTACCACTGGCTCGAGTTACCTCACCTTCAAGGATCACAAGCTGATCGTTGCCGCTCAGGATGATGCCGGCAGCTACGTCGCCAGCAACGGCGACATTCGTGGTCCGTTTCTGGAAGCGGCTATCCAGCAGGTGCGTAAAGACAATCCTGGCTTGAAAGCGACCGACATGGAACTGGCCAACGCAATCCTGGACAAGAACCTGGTTGCTGAAAGTCAGTAA
- the gcvH gene encoding glycine cleavage system protein GcvH: protein MSNIPAELRFAESHEWARLEADGTVTVGISDHAQEALGDVVFVELPEIGKVFAAGDAAGVVESVKAASDIYSPVAGEVVEVNEALGDSPESLNSEPYSAWIFKLKPTDADADLAKLLDSAGYKSAIGE, encoded by the coding sequence ATGAGCAATATTCCCGCCGAGCTGCGTTTCGCCGAAAGTCATGAATGGGCGCGTCTTGAGGCCGATGGCACCGTGACTGTCGGCATCTCGGACCACGCACAGGAAGCGCTGGGCGATGTGGTTTTCGTTGAACTGCCGGAAATCGGCAAGGTGTTCGCCGCGGGTGATGCTGCTGGCGTTGTCGAGTCGGTCAAGGCTGCTTCGGACATCTACTCGCCAGTGGCGGGCGAAGTGGTCGAAGTCAACGAAGCACTGGGCGATTCGCCCGAGTCGCTCAACAGCGAACCGTACAGCGCCTGGATCTTCAAGCTGAAGCCGACTGATGCTGACGCTGATCTGGCTAAACTGCTGGACTCCGCAGGTTACAAAAGCGCCATCGGCGAGTAA